The following coding sequences are from one Leptospira mayottensis 200901116 window:
- the ppk1 gene encoding polyphosphate kinase 1 produces the protein MSKSKVQGQTPMTAIQSDSSDKNEPEIHLNNPNIFFDRELSWIDFNRRVLEEANDPENPLLERLKFLSITETNLDEFYMVRVAGLRNLVKEGNDERSLNGDSASEILSDLSDKVRTFVREEYETFSKTLEELKMAGIHLILNPEELTINEIKQIQNYYKEDVSPILTPLAIDTAHPFPHILNKSLNLAMVLSTEDEKTGGKKDLFAVVQVPSVLPRFLQLKGKGEERRFFPLEEIIKLHVDDLFYGMTVKEIYPFRIIRDADISIDEEKSVKDLLITMKDELRNRIWGDAVRMDIHQGTSPFIKNTLRELLELQDHEVFDVASILNINDAMFFYGLDHTSKLKYPFFQQKITLKFDTPEKIFEAIKKKDRLLHHPYQSFSAIEDLLRISSEDPKVLGIKMTLYRTSGDSPIIQYLGEAAENGKQVTVLVELKARFDEERNIKWAQKLEARGVHVVYGLVGLKIHCKMLLIVRKEDDHMVRYVHLGTGNYNSTTSKYYTDLSFFTVNKQITEDVATIFNTITSYAKMPTLNFLSASPHNLKSTFITMIDQERENALAGKPARIIFKMNSLVDPHIILSLYKASQAGVKIDLIIRGICCLKPGLKGISENITVLSIVGRFLEHTRIYYFHSNGSESIFLASADCMPRNFERRIEVLFPIVESKNKDRIKKILDVQLQDNVKARFLRPDGHYIKRILGKDEKPVDSQIERMIFAE, from the coding sequence ATGTCAAAATCAAAAGTACAGGGCCAAACTCCTATGACTGCAATCCAAAGCGATTCTTCCGACAAAAACGAACCTGAAATTCATTTGAATAACCCGAATATATTTTTCGATCGGGAACTTTCCTGGATCGATTTCAACCGACGCGTATTGGAAGAAGCAAACGATCCCGAAAACCCGCTTTTGGAAAGACTGAAATTCCTAAGTATCACCGAAACAAACCTAGATGAGTTTTATATGGTCCGGGTCGCCGGACTTCGTAACCTCGTAAAGGAAGGAAACGATGAAAGAAGTTTAAACGGAGATAGTGCATCCGAAATTCTTTCCGACTTATCAGATAAAGTCCGCACATTCGTCCGAGAAGAATATGAGACCTTTTCCAAAACATTAGAAGAATTGAAAATGGCCGGAATCCATCTCATTCTCAATCCGGAAGAATTGACAATCAACGAGATCAAACAGATTCAGAATTATTACAAGGAAGACGTATCTCCAATTCTCACCCCTCTTGCAATCGACACGGCACATCCCTTCCCTCATATTCTCAACAAGTCCTTGAACCTCGCCATGGTCTTAAGCACCGAAGACGAAAAGACCGGAGGAAAAAAAGATTTGTTCGCAGTTGTACAAGTACCGTCTGTGCTTCCCCGATTCCTACAATTGAAAGGGAAAGGAGAGGAACGAAGATTTTTTCCTTTGGAAGAAATAATCAAACTACACGTAGACGACCTTTTTTACGGAATGACCGTTAAGGAAATCTATCCGTTCCGAATCATAAGAGACGCCGACATCTCCATCGACGAAGAGAAGTCTGTCAAAGACTTACTCATCACGATGAAGGACGAACTTCGAAACCGAATCTGGGGAGACGCGGTTCGGATGGACATACATCAGGGGACTTCTCCCTTTATTAAAAACACATTGAGGGAACTTTTGGAACTTCAAGATCATGAGGTATTCGATGTTGCCTCCATCTTGAACATAAACGACGCGATGTTCTTTTACGGATTAGATCATACGTCCAAACTCAAGTATCCTTTTTTTCAACAGAAGATTACCCTTAAGTTCGATACTCCCGAAAAGATTTTCGAAGCGATTAAAAAGAAAGATAGACTTCTTCATCATCCATACCAATCCTTCTCGGCCATTGAGGACCTGCTCAGAATCTCTTCCGAAGATCCCAAAGTTCTCGGAATCAAAATGACCCTATATCGTACAAGCGGAGATTCTCCCATCATCCAGTATTTGGGAGAAGCGGCGGAAAACGGAAAACAAGTGACCGTTCTTGTGGAACTTAAGGCACGTTTCGACGAGGAAAGAAACATCAAATGGGCTCAAAAACTCGAAGCCCGCGGAGTTCACGTAGTTTACGGCTTAGTCGGATTAAAAATTCACTGTAAAATGCTTCTGATCGTTCGAAAGGAAGACGATCATATGGTGCGTTATGTGCACCTTGGAACTGGAAATTACAATTCCACCACTTCCAAATATTATACGGATCTCAGCTTTTTTACGGTCAATAAACAGATTACGGAAGACGTCGCTACGATTTTTAATACAATCACGAGTTATGCGAAGATGCCAACTCTAAATTTCTTATCTGCGTCTCCCCATAATCTGAAATCGACTTTCATCACGATGATCGATCAGGAAAGAGAAAATGCGCTTGCGGGGAAACCGGCAAGAATTATATTCAAAATGAATTCACTAGTGGATCCTCATATTATTCTTTCCTTATATAAAGCCAGTCAGGCCGGAGTAAAAATCGATCTAATTATCCGAGGCATTTGTTGTCTCAAACCGGGACTAAAAGGAATTTCAGAAAACATAACTGTTCTTTCCATCGTCGGAAGATTTTTAGAACATACGAGAATCTATTACTTTCATTCAAACGGTTCCGAGTCCATTTTTCTCGCGTCCGCCGATTGTATGCCAAGAAATTTCGAGAGAAGAATCGAAGTCCTTTTTCCAATCGTGGAAAGCAAGAACAAGGATCGAATCAAAAAAATCTTAGACGTTCAACTGCAGGATAACGTAAAAGCAAGATTTTTACGTCCAGACGGACATTACATAAAAAGAATATTAGGAAAGGATGAAAAACCGGTAGATTCCCAAATCGAAAGAATGATCTTCGCGGAATAA
- a CDS encoding FAD-binding oxidoreductase, producing the protein MTTISTINKSELKSLIGAGKIFFRNDPDFDETTFLSFGTDRTKVYKPDFDILAFPTTTEEVAKIVKYAYENEISIVPSGGRTGYAGGAIAKNKELVLSLSKMDKVLDFDPFFGSIKVQAGMITKNLHKEVEERNFYFPVDFASTGSSHIGGNIATNAGGVRVVHYGLIRQWVLGLTVVTGTGEILEFNGELLKNNTGYDLKQLFIGSEGTLGVITEATLKLTTKPLDNRVLLVAVPDFSSILSLFKETHQVKVALLAFEFFTEYCLGKVKAHLGIPDPFQSPSPYYVLMEFEIADESDDEKLFGFLETITQKGLIADGSLAQNSRQSETFWKYREGISESISIEYTVHKNDVSLPLRNMEPFLADMEALLKEKYPGFEIALFGHVGDGNLHLNIVKPKDLSNEDFFKKCKNVDPDMFRLLQKYHGSISAEHGIGLLKKDFLHFSRTRAEILLMKEIKKSMDPKNIMNPGKVFQ; encoded by the coding sequence ATGACCACGATCTCCACAATCAACAAATCGGAACTCAAATCCCTGATCGGCGCCGGAAAGATATTCTTTAGAAACGATCCGGACTTTGACGAAACGACCTTTCTTTCTTTCGGAACGGATAGAACCAAGGTTTATAAACCCGATTTCGATATTCTCGCTTTTCCGACTACGACGGAAGAAGTTGCAAAAATCGTAAAGTATGCCTACGAAAACGAGATTTCGATCGTTCCTTCCGGAGGAAGAACCGGATACGCAGGCGGAGCGATCGCAAAAAATAAGGAACTTGTTCTTTCTCTTTCTAAAATGGACAAGGTCTTGGACTTCGATCCTTTTTTCGGAAGTATCAAAGTTCAAGCGGGAATGATCACTAAAAATCTTCACAAAGAAGTTGAAGAAAGAAATTTTTATTTTCCGGTGGACTTTGCTTCCACCGGTTCTTCTCATATCGGAGGAAACATCGCCACAAACGCAGGCGGAGTTAGAGTCGTCCACTACGGCCTGATTCGTCAATGGGTGTTAGGACTCACCGTTGTTACAGGGACCGGAGAAATTTTAGAATTCAACGGAGAATTACTCAAAAACAATACGGGATACGATCTTAAACAATTATTCATCGGTTCGGAAGGAACGTTAGGCGTTATTACCGAAGCAACCTTAAAGCTGACAACAAAACCTCTAGACAACCGAGTTTTACTCGTAGCAGTTCCTGACTTTTCCTCCATTCTTTCCTTATTCAAAGAAACGCACCAGGTTAAGGTTGCTTTGCTTGCATTCGAATTCTTTACCGAATACTGTCTCGGAAAAGTAAAAGCCCATCTCGGAATTCCGGATCCGTTTCAATCTCCAAGCCCATATTACGTTTTGATGGAATTTGAGATTGCGGACGAATCCGACGACGAAAAACTGTTCGGTTTTTTAGAAACAATCACACAAAAAGGCCTAATCGCCGACGGAAGTCTAGCGCAAAACTCCAGACAATCGGAAACGTTTTGGAAATACAGAGAAGGAATCAGCGAAAGTATCTCCATAGAATACACAGTTCATAAAAACGACGTTTCTCTTCCTTTGAGAAACATGGAACCATTCCTCGCTGATATGGAAGCTTTGTTAAAAGAAAAATATCCCGGTTTTGAAATCGCCCTTTTCGGTCACGTGGGAGACGGAAATCTTCACTTGAACATTGTAAAGCCTAAAGATCTTTCCAACGAGGATTTTTTCAAAAAATGCAAGAATGTGGATCCGGATATGTTTCGTTTATTACAAAAATATCATGGATCGATCAGCGCGGAACACGGAATCGGTCTTTTAAAAAAAGACTTTCTCCATTTTTCCAGAACCCGGGCGGAAATTCTCTTGATGAAAGAAATCAAAAAATCCATGGACCCTAAAAATATTATGAACCCGGGCAAAGTGTTCCAATGA